The genome window CTTGGCGAGGGCACGCTGGATTGGGACGCGATCCTGCCCGCCGCCGAAGAGGCCGGGGCGCAGTGGTACATCATCGAGCATGACCAGCCCATCGACGCGGCCGAGGTCGTGATGACCGGCGCCACTTTCCTCACCGAAAACCTGCCGGACAGCGCAACGCGCTGATTCTCCTCCCTGCCGGACAGGTGACTGGGGCCGCGACGATTGTCGCGGCCCTTTTTTCATGCGCGGGTGACGGGCCGAGCCTTACATCGGGCGGACCCAGATGTTGCGGAAGCTGACATCGGCATCGTGATCCTGCAGCCGGATGGGCGCGCAGTCATGCGCCTCGTAGCTGGGATAGCCGATCCATTCCGTCGCGCCCTGCAGCTGCGCATGGTTCTGCACCACGACGCCATTGTGCAGGACCGTCAGATGCGCGGGGCGGCGCAGCGCGCCATCCTCGGCAAAGATCGGCGCTTGGAAGATGATGTCATAGCTCTGCCATTCGCCCGGCGCGCGCGAGGCGTTCACCAGCGGCAGGTGCTGCTTGTAGATCGAGCCCGCCTGCCCGTTCGCGTAGGTCGGGTTCTCATGGCTGTCCAGGACCTGAACTTCGTAGCGTTCCTGCAGGAAGACGCCGCTGTTGCCGCGATCCTGGCTGTCATGGCCCTCGTCATTGGGGGGCGAGCGCCATTCGACATGCAGCTGCACGTCGCAGAAGCTCTCGGTCGTGCGGATGTCGCCGCTGCCGCGCCCGACATGCAGGGCGCCGTCCTCGATGGTCCACGCCGCCGCGCCGCCATCGACGGATTCCCAGCCCTCCAGACTGCTGCCATCGAAGAGGACGGTCGCGTCCGAGGGGGGCTGGCCCTCGGGGGTCTGGACCAGGCGCGGCTCGGGGCCTTGGACCTCGGTCACGCGGGACTGGGCCTGGCGTTCCTCCTGCGTGGGCTCGGGGGCGGCGTCCTGCGCGAAGGCGGGGGCGGCCAGCACCAAGCCGGCGGCCAGCAGGGGGGTCAGTCTTTTGGAAGTCAGGGTCATGACGGATCAGCCTTGTGCAAAATATGAGAAGGCCCCCGGCCCGGTCTGGACCGGGGGCCGGGGGCCGGGGGATCTCAGGTGGCCCAGGCCGGGCCGCCGTCATAGTCCAGATCGCCGTTGTATTCGCCCGGCACCGGCTCGTAGCGCAGCACCTGCGTGGCGCCGACCTCGGAGGTGAAGAAGCCGAACAGCACCAGCTGCTGGATCGGCGTGAACCAGTGCAGCTGCGGGGCGTCGGGATCGGCGGGCAGCTCGTCCGCGGCCGTGTCGGCCGAGGGCTGCACGTCCAGCGACTGTTCGCGCCGCTCTTCATGTTCCGCCACGAGGCCCGCCTGCGCGGCGGCGGCCTCATGCGCGGCCTGCAGCATCTGCTGGCGTTCATCCCCGGTCAGGTCGGCGAAGGGCTTGCCGAAGCGATCCCGCGCATCGGCCTGCAGCGCCTCCATCCCCTCGCGGAAGACGGCCTGCTCCTCGGCGTCGAAGCAGTCGCTGACATATTGCGTCATGAAGGCACCGACGCCCGCCTCCTTGGCGCCGGGCGTGTCGGTGGCGGGGATCAGGGTCTCGGCCACCTCGTCCAGGAAGGCGGCATCCTCGGGGGTGAAGATGTTCGTCCCCGTCTCGGTCGGCAGATAGGCCATGGCGCGATGCCCGCCCATCATGGCCGTGCCGGTGACGGCGGCGATCATCGTCAGAAGCTGGCGGCGGTTCATCACAGGTCTCCGTTCTTGAGGGCGGCGACGGCATGTTCCGCCGCCCGCGCGGTCAGCGCCATGTAGGTCAGCGAGGGGTTCACGCAGGCCCCCGAGGTCATGCAGGCCCCGTCCGTCACATAGACGTTGGGCGCGTCCCAGACCTGGTTGTTGCCGTTCAGGACCGAGGTCGCGGGGTCGCGGCCCATCCGCGCCGTGCCCATCTCGTGGATGCCCATGCCGGGGGCATAGTCGCTTTCGGTGGCTTTCACATCGACGACGCCCGCGGCCTCGAAGATGTCGACTGCGTCCTGCTTCATGTCCTCGCGCATGCGCATCTCGTTCTCGCGCAGGTCCACGCTAATCGACAGGACCGGCAGGCCCCATTTGTCGGTCGTGCCACGGTCCAGCGCGATGAAATTGTCATGATAGGGCAGCATCTCGCCAAAACCCGTCATGCCGATGGTCCATTCGCCGGGCTTGGACAAAGCCTCTTTCATGTCGCTGCCGATGTTCAATTCGGCGATGTCGCGGCGCCATCCCTGGCGGCTGGCCGATCCCTGATAGCCGAAGCCGCGCGTATAGGGCCGCTCCTCGCCCTCCGTGTTGCGGAAGCGCGGGATGTAGAAGCCCGCCGGGCGGCGCCCGAAATAGTACTTGTCGTCATAGCCCTCGACGCGGCCCTCGGCGCCGACGCGGAAATGGTGGTCCATGACGTTGTGACCCAGTTCGCCCGAAGACGAGCCCAGACCGCCTTCCCACACGTCGGTGGCCGAGTTCATCAGCACCCAGGTGGAATTGAAGCTCGACGCGTTCAGGAACACCACGTTGGCGGTGTATTCATAGGTCATGTTCGTCTCGGCATCGATGATCTCGACGCCGGTCGCGCGCTTGGTGTCCTTGTCGTACAGGACCTCCTTGACGATCGAGAAGGGGCGCAGCGTCAGGTTGCCGGTGGCGATGGCCGCGGGCAGGGTCGCCGACTGCGTGCTGAAATAGGCGCCATAGGGGCAGCCCAGCCAGCACTTGTTGCGGTACTGGCAGGCCACGCGGTTCTGTTCGGGCAGCGCCTCGGTGATGTTGGCGACGCGGCTGTTGATCAGATAGCGCTTGCCGCCGAAGGCGTTGCGCAGGCGCGCGGCCACGTCCTTTTCCACGATGTTCAGCGGAATGGGCGGCAGGAACTGCCCGTCGGGCAGGATGTCCAAGCCCTCGTTCGTGCCCGAGATGCCCGCGAAGCGTTCCACATGGTCGTACCACGGCGCGATGTCGGCATAGCGGATCGGCCAGTCTGTCGCGATCCCCTCGCGCTCGTTGGCGCCGAAGTCGGTGTCGGACAGGCGATAGGTCTGGCGTCCCCACATCAGGGACCGTCCGCCGACATGATAGCCCCGGAACCAGTCGAAGCGCTTGGCCTCGGTATAGGGGTTCTCCTGCTCGTTGGCCCACATGCCGAAGGTCTGTTCGTTCAGCGGATAGTCGCGCGACAGGACCGGATAGTTGTCCTTCATCTCGACGGTCGCGGTGCCGCGATGGGGATAGTTCCAGGCCTCGTTCTCGGCATGGACGTAGTCGGTCAGATGTTCGATGTTGCGGCCGCGTTCCAGCATCAGGACCTTCAGGCCCCGCTCGGTCAGCTCCTTGGCGGCCCAACCGCCGCTGATCCCGGATCCGACGACGATCGCGTCGTAATGCATGTTCTCTGCCATCTGGCGTTCCTTTTCTCAGGTGTCTTGCTGGGGGCGTGTTTCAGACGTCGCAGGTCAGGACCGCGTCGCGCAGCGATTGCGCGGCGGCGTCCGGGCTGGGATCGCGTGGCACGAATTCCTGCGCCAGCCAGCCCTGATGGCCGGTGTCGCGGATCGCACGGCAGATCGCCGGATAGTTCAGTTCCTGGCTGTCGTCCGGTTCGTTCCGGCCGGGATTCCCGGCGGTGTGGTAATGGCCGAACCATTGGTTGTGCTCGGTGATCGTGCGGATCACGTCGCCCTCCATGATCTGCATGTGATAGATGTCGTAGAGCAGCCGGAAGTTCGCGCTGTCCAGACGCTCGCACAGCGCCACCCCCCATGCGCTGCGGTCGCAAAGGTAATCGGGGTGATTCACGCGGCTGTTCAGCAGTTCCATCTGCAGGACCACGCCCGCCTCCGCCGCAAGGGGCAGGATCCGGGACAGGCCCTCGGCGCAGTTGGCCAGCCCCTCCTCGTCGGACATGCCGCGCCGGTTGCCGCTGAAGCAGATCAGGTTCGTGTAGCCCGCCTCGGCCACCAGCGCGATGTGGCGGGTATAGTTCTCGATCAGCGTCGCGTGGTTGGCGGGGTCCGCCCAGCCATCCTCCAGGCTGATCTCGGCCCCGTTGCACATCGAGCTGTCCATCCCGTGTTCGCGCAAGGTTGGCCAGTCGTCGGGACCGCAGAGGTCGATGGCCCGCAGCCCGACCGACCGGCCCAGCACGCAGAGATCGGCCAGATCCATGTCGCCGAAGGTCCAGCGCGCGACGGAATGGTTGATGTTGCCGCGCAGCCCGGTGGCGGCGGGGGCCTGCCCGTCCTGTGCCGCGTCCTGCGCCCCGTCCTGCGCCATGGCGGCGCCCGCCAGCCCGGTGCCGGCCACGGCCAGCCCACCCGCGCCATAGAACAGCGCACGGCGCGACAGGCCCGTGAAACGACGTTCCGACAAATCGGTCATGGTATCCTCCCTTGTCTCAAGATCCCGCGCGACAGGTGACATCGATTGCGGCGCGGGACGGGCCGACCCTCCTCCGGGCCGGGTGGTATCGCGCGCGGGGGGCGTCCTTCCCCGCGCCTCTTATCCCCTTAGTACGGGCTGTCTTCGAAGTAGAAGTTTTCGGCGTTATCGGGTGTGATGAGTTCGGATGCGATGATGAAGTCTCCGCTCATGGGGGCGCCTGCGGTGAGGCCGAGGACGGTCATCTCGATGGCGGTGGAGATCATCGAGGGGGGATAGGTGACGTTCACCGGCACGGTGGGATCGCTGTTTCGGATGCGGTCGACCATCTCCTTCATGCCGGCGCCGCCGACGACGAACATCTCGCCGGTGCGGCCGGCCTGGTCGATGGCGGCGAGCGCGCCCACGGCCATGTCGTCGTCGGCCGCCCAGACCGCGTCGATCTCGGGGAAGCGCGACAGCCAGTCCTGCATCAGGTTGAAGGCGGTGTCGCGGTTCCAGTTGCCGTGATCCATGGCGGCGACCTCGACGCCCGATCCCTCCAGCGCGGCCTCGAAGCCCGCCACGCGCTCGTTGTCGACGGTCGAGGCGATGCCGCGCATCACCACGACCTGCGCGCCCTCGTCCAGGGTCTGGGCGAAGTACTGGCCGGCGGTGCGCCCGAAGCTGTCGTTGTCGCCCGCGACATAGAGGTCCTCGATCCCCTCCTGCGCCAGGCCGCGATCGACGACCGTGACCCAGACCCCGCT of Paracoccus liaowanqingii contains these proteins:
- a CDS encoding hydroxypyruvate isomerase family protein → MTDLSERRFTGLSRRALFYGAGGLAVAGTGLAGAAMAQDGAQDAAQDGQAPAATGLRGNINHSVARWTFGDMDLADLCVLGRSVGLRAIDLCGPDDWPTLREHGMDSSMCNGAEISLEDGWADPANHATLIENYTRHIALVAEAGYTNLICFSGNRRGMSDEEGLANCAEGLSRILPLAAEAGVVLQMELLNSRVNHPDYLCDRSAWGVALCERLDSANFRLLYDIYHMQIMEGDVIRTITEHNQWFGHYHTAGNPGRNEPDDSQELNYPAICRAIRDTGHQGWLAQEFVPRDPSPDAAAQSLRDAVLTCDV
- a CDS encoding ABC transporter substrate-binding protein; this encodes MKATLPIKATLVATTALLGLTAVPALSQTVGISIPAATHGWAGALNFHAERTVARLAEANPDMEFVLTTTSDPGQQVSDLEDMVATRGIDALVVLPFESEPLTGPIARIADSGVWVTVVDRGLAQEGIEDLYVAGDNDSFGRTAGQYFAQTLDEGAQVVVMRGIASTVDNERVAGFEAALEGSGVEVAAMDHGNWNRDTAFNLMQDWLSRFPEIDAVWAADDDMAVGALAAIDQAGRTGEMFVVGGAGMKEMVDRIRNSDPTVPVNVTYPPSMISTAIEMTVLGLTAGAPMSGDFIIASELITPDNAENFYFEDSPY
- a CDS encoding GMC oxidoreductase → MAENMHYDAIVVGSGISGGWAAKELTERGLKVLMLERGRNIEHLTDYVHAENEAWNYPHRGTATVEMKDNYPVLSRDYPLNEQTFGMWANEQENPYTEAKRFDWFRGYHVGGRSLMWGRQTYRLSDTDFGANEREGIATDWPIRYADIAPWYDHVERFAGISGTNEGLDILPDGQFLPPIPLNIVEKDVAARLRNAFGGKRYLINSRVANITEALPEQNRVACQYRNKCWLGCPYGAYFSTQSATLPAAIATGNLTLRPFSIVKEVLYDKDTKRATGVEIIDAETNMTYEYTANVVFLNASSFNSTWVLMNSATDVWEGGLGSSSGELGHNVMDHHFRVGAEGRVEGYDDKYYFGRRPAGFYIPRFRNTEGEERPYTRGFGYQGSASRQGWRRDIAELNIGSDMKEALSKPGEWTIGMTGFGEMLPYHDNFIALDRGTTDKWGLPVLSISVDLRENEMRMREDMKQDAVDIFEAAGVVDVKATESDYAPGMGIHEMGTARMGRDPATSVLNGNNQVWDAPNVYVTDGACMTSGACVNPSLTYMALTARAAEHAVAALKNGDL
- a CDS encoding gluconate 2-dehydrogenase subunit 3 family protein → MNRRQLLTMIAAVTGTAMMGGHRAMAYLPTETGTNIFTPEDAAFLDEVAETLIPATDTPGAKEAGVGAFMTQYVSDCFDAEEQAVFREGMEALQADARDRFGKPFADLTGDERQQMLQAAHEAAAAQAGLVAEHEERREQSLDVQPSADTAADELPADPDAPQLHWFTPIQQLVLFGFFTSEVGATQVLRYEPVPGEYNGDLDYDGGPAWAT
- a CDS encoding 3-keto-disaccharide hydrolase — protein: MTLTSKRLTPLLAAGLVLAAPAFAQDAAPEPTQEERQAQSRVTEVQGPEPRLVQTPEGQPPSDATVLFDGSSLEGWESVDGGAAAWTIEDGALHVGRGSGDIRTTESFCDVQLHVEWRSPPNDEGHDSQDRGNSGVFLQERYEVQVLDSHENPTYANGQAGSIYKQHLPLVNASRAPGEWQSYDIIFQAPIFAEDGALRRPAHLTVLHNGVVVQNHAQLQGATEWIGYPSYEAHDCAPIRLQDHDADVSFRNIWVRPM